The genomic DNA ATACGAATGACAAAAAATTGACCTACTTCTATGTTAAAAACTTTAACGCAAATTCTTCTTGTATCGATTTTCATCTGTTTAGTCGAGGGCGTGTCATTTCTCCTATCGATCAACatgttttttttaattctatcaaaAAAAGTGTGAACGAATTCCTATCGTTAAACTCTACTAAGTACTTACAGAGATAATAAATTCACACGTCAACCACAGACATCTCGGCTTTAGCAATGCGCTGCTTAATAAAGCCAGCATAACTCAAATCTATGAGATATTGCTACATTAATCTTCTAACTACAAACTTAAGCTTTCACAACAGAAAAATACACGACCTCACAAATGATTTAATGCGTCCTCTGGAATTATCCCATAACCATATTTTCCTTCTCCACGGTCATCAAAACAAAAACAACTAACGATTAAAAATATCCAACACATACCATTATATGGTCTTCACTTCAAATAAATTCAATGTTATTACTGAGTAGTATCCATATAAGAATACGAGTAACAGAGGGTCATCGTTTCTTAAAAACATCTAAAACAGAAATATGTAGATGGAAAATGTACTTTCCCCGCTGTAAAATTGTGGAAACGGTTAAAGTACTCCTACAAAACGCATACATCTTGAATGCATCTACGTCAATGACTGtcgataatattttaatttaaaaccTAGTATGGCAAgttcaaagaaaaaaaataaaataattacatcgATCGAACACATATCGTTGCATGTTTCATTCGATAATCGCATTATTTACTGGCTGATTCATGAAGGGGCTGAATTGCAGGCAGAAATTAGTCAACATACGGGTAGCTTTCGCGAATGCAACCGCGTGATAACGGGCCATTTCGAATCATAACTCAATGAAAAAACGCAGTGGCAATCGTTACCCGAAATTGCATAATTCGTGTCAAGCGACTAGGTGAAAAGTGCAAGTGGATCAAATCGAATGGCTCAAATACGAAACGTTCTAGCCAGCTATGACACAGGTATAGGTCGTTTGCGTGTTTGTTCGCATTGCATCGTAATCCCGCTCTTACTCTTTCTGTTTGATAATTGTTTCCATCGTTGCATATACGGGCCACGTTAATGTTTCCAGATAAGCAATACGTTGGAACGAAAGCAATCGCGTCCGGCTGGGGTACCTTGTACGAGGATGGGAAGCCATCTTGCCTGCTGCAGGAAGTCGAGGTACCGGTTATGAGCCTTCAGGATTGCCGTAACACAAGCTACAGTCCACGTATGATCTCTGATAACATGATGTGCGCTGGATATCCTGATGGGAAAAAGGATTCTTGTCAGGTAAGATCTGAATTTCTTATCAATATTCAAATATCTCTCATTCTGTGCGGAAGTATCTTGACATATACGCGCAGTAGATAAAACTTTAGCAGAAAATTACTtagatacaaaaaaaaaattcttttacggGGTTATAATTATCCCCATTTATCTTCATTTATGCCACCGCAGTAGATTAGGATacatttgaattaaaattgatCACGTGCAATATCAATTAAggattataaataattaaatattacgaaTCCTGTTGGACGATTTGTACTATGAACACCTTAGACCTATCGTCATAGATTCTAAATCGACAGTACAACTATGCAGAAAATAATCGTTAAACTATTTCTTCTCAATTATGCCTTCAAAGAAATTATAGatgaaattatacatttttccttttttcaagGGTGATAGCGGAGGACCACTCATAGCCGAACGCGAAGACAAGAAATACGAACTCATAGGTATAGTATCCTGGGGAAACGGATGTGCTCGACCAGGATACCCTGGCGTTTACACAAGAGTCACACGATACATAAACTGGATAGTTTACCACTCGCGAGAGGGATGTTTCTGTGAACAAAATTAAGATCAATTGTTATGTGTAACAACGTGGAAAGCAATAGATTTTTctgtattatattaattattattatgaaaCAACATTGAATGGGGATAAATACAAGTTTCATGGTGACGCCATTATCGATGATGGACTTTGAGATACATAGGGACATCAAGTCGATTTTCTTcggatattaattaatatttagtttCCAAAGTCattgaaaatgtattttcttAACATATTTTCAACATTGCAACaagtaaattatataattttttttggATATTGCTACTTGTATTAATATTCATGTGGAGACTAACTTCTACACAAGCAAATGTTTATTCTGCTTTTTGACAAATCTTTTTCTAAGAGAATATGCTCAAATGTAAGTAATGTACGAATTACTTCGCtaggaattatttaaatagtatTCATAAAATACTCAAACATTCCCTGTACATGATCTTTCATCTAAAAAAGAGGGctaattacaattattacgAATTAAAAGATCATTTGAGTGTCACACGATCTGCtcaaatataaagaaaattataatcattttaaaaatgaagTAATATGCTCAATGACAAGATAGTCAATAAACGTTtctattatacaaattatacaaCAATTATCAATACACTTTATTTCATCCTAATAACAATTTAAAATCTATAACactttaaatatacaaataattcaACAAACATGATAAAGCATATTTAGGCAATTAAAAGGATCGAGACAACAAATAATGCGAAGATTGTAATTTACAATACAAATGGGTTAACTTCCTGTCGATTGAGCCCACCAATCGGAACGAGAATTTCTATTGTTCGAATAAGAAATCGTACGAGTCAATTTCTATTATATGTACTGCCTCCATTAGATTCATGTAAAGATAATTCTACTGTACTCTTAAACTTCCGAAATCCACAAAAAGCAGAGTTGATCAGTATAATCAATCAATACGACTCAACCATAGCCTATTTCAAATCAATAGAAACGATTACGCTCTCTCGACAAATCTCTGCATAGAAGGATAAGTCGACGCGTATTGAGCCTTCATGTCGAAGCAAATACAAATCAAAGCTTACGATCGGGATACTATATGTGTCAAACGTACATGTACCATTTCCATGGATTGGTCCATCATACTATGCCTGAAATAGCCTAACGGTACTGTACTAACCGGTTATAAACCGGTTATAATTCAAACgaaaacgaaacaaataaaaacaagATCGGCATCCTTTGGTCGATACCGAGGAACCACTCGTTAGTACGTTCGACATTGAGGAAAAAGCGttgtatatttttcaagatGCGGGCAACGATAATCCCGCTATACAAGACAAACCAACCGTTTAACCGGGACCAGTATCGCTTCGACAGCCGAGAGAAAAGTCATGAAGCTGCAAAACTTCCTCAAATATATCCTTTGTGGTTTGCTGTTGGTGCTCACTTCGAGGTTCATTCACTGcaataaatttaattcatcCGTAAGCAATCTTACAATaatttagatagaaaattattacgaGTATTAtacttttgatattttatatattttgatatattacGCGCATTCTGTGCATTTTTGTACCTTTAAATATCCCACAAATACATAAAAGTCTGCAGTCTAtggataatttaatttaattaagcCTTAAGATGTAATTTTAAGTCTAGTCATTTCTAAAGAATGACACaacaaggaaataaaatatgtaaataaatttatgtattcatatacaaatatattttctaaagaTTTTCGTGTTGATTTCATTAGGACATAGGAGATGACGAACTGCGGCAAACACGAGGCGTTCTGGACTACTTGCTTGGGAGATTTAAAACATGTGGCAACTGTCGTAAGGAAACACTTCAATTTttttacgatataaattaCGAGAAATTTTTTCGTTGATTATCGATATAGTTTATTTATAGTTTGCGGAAGACCAAATCGATTTGTTGAGACACGGTTCCTTGGCGGGGAATACACGAAGACTCATGAATTTCCCTGGCTTGCAAATATTCACGTGAAATCAAAATTACTTCTCAGCGGAGTTCTAATAAACGATCGTTATGTTTTATCCTCTGCTAGCCAACTCATTCGgttagtaaataaaataaagttgacgttgttaaaaatattatatggTAACTTATCGATCTTGTTTATAGTGTAACCGCGCCGGaagtaaaaatatcttttggAGAATACGATCGATGTAACTTGGATGTATCATCGACCACGGTTAGCGTTGAATCTTTGGTTCTATATCCGGAGTATAATGTAGAATCACATGCTCATAACTTGGCACTGATGAAGTTAAGTCAGCCGATTAAATTCGAGAGAAGAATCTCCCCCATTTGTTTGCCAAACCCAGGTATATAACTCATATAACAAGTTTACACAATTACTGTTAATTGTGTACTGTTAATTactgaaattgattttaaactcaatttataatacatagATATATGTTTAGGAataagtattattattaatacaacgTATACTATGATCTACATGTTCCAGGTTCGACTTATCTTGGACAAGTTGGAACTTTGGTTGGGTGGATAGTGAGCACAGAAGAAGATACGAACAACAATCAGACTTGTCGACCGCGAAAATTGGGTCTTCCAATTTTGGGACGCGACGAGTGTATTAGATCTGGCATAAATCTTACAAATTTTCACAACGATTCCGGCTGTGCTGGAATATTAGGTGGAAGTTCTATTGTATGCGAGGTATGTTAACTTATCGTCAGTATTATCTTACTAATTGTTTACAAGTTCTATTAATATCGAAACTCTCTAATTAAGTACAGATATAAAAGGTACGTATTAACAAACCATTAGATAATAAGAATACCATTAAATTACTAAATTTCAATCGAGAAgaatttatctttctttttgatttatgttttattttatacaactttgcaataatttgtatcaataaaatatgaaaatatatttttcagaaCGATGTAGGTTCTTCAGTGCAATATCGTTCATATGCTGGAGTATATGATCTAGTCGGTACGTATATCATTTATGATATTAGTTCTAAAACTGTATGAGTCACTCAAATAACCATagttgataattttattacagcTATCTGACTATGATTATATAAATCATTCACGACtgaaattatatatactaAAATAGTAAATTAATAAGAGACATTCTACTTCATAACAGGTATAATTTCGGATGTAAATAAATGTGGTAGCACCCCTGCCATTTCGATATTCACAAGAGTTGGTCCACATCTAAATTGGATATTACAACAAACCAAAGATGCGTGCTATTGTCCAAAATAATAGATCATAGTTATTGAACTACGATCATTTCTCTcttgtaaatataattctacTGTATAGTATTCTAAACCTTTAGAAAGAATATGTAAATCCATTAGTAAATAAACTTCTAAATAAGAAAAGGTTAATTGTTTCTAACAACGATTTTATAACGAAGAATATacttatgaaaattatataatgtatGTACCTACAATGTACGTTCACTTTGTTGCATGAAATTTATTACATGCTCGATGTCGGCACttgcaataatatttttatagcatATGCGTGTATAAGTGGACGGTATTTCCAATCATGACAAATTAGTTTGGTATAATTCTTGATAAATGTTAATGTACAATAACTCATTGAAATGACCTAAGTTTgatacaaatatatagatacaTACGTATAAACACCAGAATACTTTGTGCACCGAATTCGCTTAAACCTAGTACATACATACAGTAATTGCATTGCTTAGATATTTCGAACATTAATGATAATGCATTCGAATTTTCGGATTAACGAATGTAACAtaagattataaaattttcattataatacAACATTTAGCCGCATGCtatatcgaaaataaaaattatgattataatatattaatactgcaatatataatatacatatatcattgAAGGAACTGTTTGCAAAAGTGTACCATATAATTCTAGAGCTACTGCTGATTCTACACCTATACAACTTTAATCtgtgaataaatataataaacggTAGGAAggtaaaaaaatgaaatttaaaaaatgaagtaTTACATAAACCTTAAAAAGTTAATATAGAAGCCTAAATATACTACGTAAGTGACATTTTTTCTTATCAGTGTTTTTATTTCACcgatttatattaatatttacatcaTTGCTTGCAATTTGGTGTAACAATTTAGTCCagttaaaagaaaaatgtatcttattggtaaaatattaaaaatcgtactctaatatacaaaaaaatttgaaatacaaTACGTGCCAAActaattttgtaaaatgatTTGTAGTTTTTAAGCGAAAAAAgcgaaaataataatgtaaaataatataataaatcttCTAATGAGTTCGaaagtataaatttaaatCTACATATTCCTAATTGTACAAGATGACGATAATGTTTAAGtttaaaattacttaaatactcaaaaattaataaggctaatatttatttactttgtaTAGTATCGATAATATACTGCAAAAAacttatattttaatgtactTGTAACCAATAagaatatatatgtgtatgtatgtgcTGAAATGTGTAAACAACTgattaaaatacatattaaaaatttactgAAAAGAAAAGGTTATTGAACGTAAATTGAAAGTAAACAAACTATTTAGctattacgatatataatGGAATATTGCATTATTTAGCAACAACaaactttaaaataataacaattagTGGAACATTGACAAAGAATCAATTTGTCAAAAGTAAAGTCATATTACAATGGAAATATACTTCAGTACAAAATATGTTACACAAGTACTATTATACAGTagctttaaaatatttgatacatgCATTAATATATGACATGGGTCACATTTGCATTACACTGTGATGTAACTGCTTCTTCAAGTGTACAATCTAATTTAGTATAATTAACTGTACTCGATCGTCGTCTACCGCGATTACGTGATCTTCGTCCTTCCAATACAATAGCTAATATCTGCGATATTAAAACACCAAGATATCAATAagtgaataaaataaaatataatataaaaaagataaatataatataaaatatatataaatatatcataaaattattacatacCTTCTGTTTATTATGATAACCAATGTATGCAGCTATTGAGATTAAGGAAATTATACTGAAGTAAGTAAAAAAGTGGGATTCTTCATCTGGCCTGATATTATTGTAACTAGACATCACATTTTTCTGTTCAGTCATACCCAGACCTTGATCTGctattatgaaaatatatattcaatataaatacattaaaatattaagcagtataaaagattttattataaaacttTTTACCTGTATCCTCAGGCTGTTCAGGTCTATTATTTggatctaaaaaaaaaaatatacatagaatttaaatcttttatggatcatacgtaaaagtaaaaatacaaaattttaggTAATAATAGATTTGATAAGTACCAATAGATAATTCATCACCTTGCACGTTGGAATTCCATTCATGACTAAAACCTTGTTCCTGAGTGTTTTCTGATAATGTACTTGTTGTGACATCCTCACTACCATCATTCTTATTTCCTCCATCTTCATTATTTACAGAATTTGTATTAGTTATCTCTTCTTTTCCTATCCCTACTTTGTCATTACTTTTAGGCGGTggttctatattttcaagaaCCTCATCTTTTCCATTTTGTGACTCCTTTCTTTTATAGCCTGTTGGAGATGTATTGATACCATCGATGTTACTTTCACTAGATATTATAGAGGATTTAGTATTATTCTGTTTTCCTTGTACTAGTGGCATAGTTACAACAGCTTTAACATCAATATGTCTATCTATttgtgttttatttttattatcatcatTTCCTTTTAATGCTTCACTGGAAGGTTTGTCTATTCCTGGACTAGGATGCAGTACTTGTGGATCTGGTTTTACATCTTTATCATCTTCTTTCTCATTCGTGTCACCTTGAgacttattatttgtatttactTGTTTTGTATCACTAATATGTTTGTTCCATGCTAATATCGCACAAAGTGGAGTAAATTTACCTGATTTATCAAAGCATTCCTGATAGCAGAAACGTAACGACTTTATATATGATAACTGACGTTCCAATTGTTTATATGCAATATTAATGTCACTAATATTGCCACAAAACTCATCTttatctctttctttttcaccaGGGACCAAACTTTgaatatatgaataaaatgtagttgtattattatattcctTGGGAAATTCATTAGAGTGACAAACTTTATACAATC from Bombus huntii isolate Logan2020A chromosome 5, iyBomHunt1.1, whole genome shotgun sequence includes the following:
- the LOC126865806 gene encoding transmembrane protease serine 9-like; amino-acid sequence: MKFSQCVVLLVALYLASETCQASTFGERVKNFFGIFGNKPPYAMEEPAPCYCSCGLRNEESRIVGGQTTRMNEFPWMARLSYLNKFYCGGTLINDRYVLTAAHCVKGFMWFMIKVTFGEHDRCTERGAETRYVVRVLTGDFSFLNFDNDIALLRLNERVPLSDTIRPICLPTEKDKQYVGTKAIASGWGTLYEDGKPSCLLQEVEVPVMSLQDCRNTSYSPRMISDNMMCAGYPDGKKDSCQGDSGGPLIAEREDKKYELIGIVSWGNGCARPGYPGVYTRVTRYINWIVYHSREGCFCEQKSRYTRQTNRLTGTSIASTAERKVMKLQNFLKYILCGLLLVLTSRFIHCNKFNSSDIGDDELRQTRGVLDYLLGRFKTCGNCLCGRPNRFVETRFLGGEYTKTHEFPWLANIHVKSKLLLSGVLINDRYVLSSASQLIRVTAPEVKISFGEYDRCNLDVSSTTVSVESLVLYPEYNVESHAHNLALMKLSQPIKFERRISPICLPNPGSTYLGQVGTLVGWIVSTEEDTNNNQTCRPRKLGLPILGRDECIRSGINLTNFHNDSGCAGILGGSSIVCENDVGSSVQYRSYAGVYDLVGIISDVNKCGSTPAISIFTRVGPHLNWILQQTKDACYCPK
- the LOC126866150 gene encoding trans-Golgi network integral membrane protein 1-like isoform X3 — translated: MENYANRSLFGFTIFVFFLYCMKVSDVLSAPTTLRIIDVIKAKNYLNCNVQPFFYENNITSVCNNLTYSVDEHDLKSTNILLCFAFLDGLYKVCHSNEFPKEYNNTTTFYSYIQSLVPGEKERDKDEFCGNISDINIAYKQLERQLSYIKSLRFCYQECFDKSGKFTPLCAILAWNKHISDTKQVNTNNKSQGDTNEKEDDKDVKPDPQVLHPSPGIDKPSSEALKGNDDNKNKTQIDRHIDVKAVVTMPLVQGKQNNTKSSIISSESNIDGINTSPTGYKRKESQNGKDEVLENIEPPPKSNDKVGIGKEEITNTNSVNNEDGGNKNDGSEDVTTSTLSENTQEQGFSHEWNSNVQDPNNRPEQPEDTADQGLGMTEQKNVMSSYNNIRPDEESHFFTYFSIISLISIAAYIGYHNKQKILAIVLEGRRSRNRGRRRSSTVNYTKLDCTLEEAVTSQCNANVTHVIY
- the LOC126866150 gene encoding trans-Golgi network integral membrane protein 1-like isoform X2 codes for the protein MENYANRSLFGFTIFVFFLYCMKVSDVLSAPTTLRIIDVIKAKNYLNCNVQPFFYENNITSVCNNLTYSVDEHDLKSTNILLCFAFLDGLYKVCHSNEFPKEYNNTTTFYSYIQSLVPGEKERDKDEFCGNISDINIAYKQLERQLSYIKSLRFCYQECFDKSGKFTPLCAILAWNKHISDTKQVNTNNKSQGDTNEKEDDKDVKPDPQVLHPSPGIDKPSSEALKGNDDNKNKTQIDRHIDVKAVVTMPLVQGKQNNTKSSIISSESNIDGINTSPTGYKRKESQNGKDEVLENIEPPPKSNDKVGIGKEEITNTNSVNNEDGGNKNDGSEDVTTSTLSENTQEQGFSHEWNSNVQGDELSIDPNNRPEQPEDTDQGLGMTEQKNVMSSYNNIRPDEESHFFTYFSIISLISIAAYIGYHNKQKILAIVLEGRRSRNRGRRRSSTVNYTKLDCTLEEAVTSQCNANVTHVIY
- the LOC126866150 gene encoding trans-Golgi network integral membrane protein 1-like isoform X4 — its product is MENYANRSLFGFTIFVFFLYCMKVSDVLSAPTTLRIIDVIKAKNYLNCNVQPFFYENNITSVCNNLTYSVDEHDLKSTNILLCFAFLDGLYKVCHSNEFPKEYNNTTTFYSYIQSLVPGEKERDKDEFCGNISDINIAYKQLERQLSYIKSLRFCYQECFDKSGKFTPLCAILAWNKHISDTKQVNTNNKSQGDTNEKEDDKDVKPDPQVLHPSPGIDKPSSEALKGNDDNKNKTQIDRHIDVKAVVTMPLVQGKQNNTKSSIISSESNIDGINTSPTGYKRKESQNGKDEVLENIEPPPKSNDKVGIGKEEITNTNSVNNEDGGNKNDGSEDVTTSTLSENTQEQGFSHEWNSNVQDPNNRPEQPEDTDQGLGMTEQKNVMSSYNNIRPDEESHFFTYFSIISLISIAAYIGYHNKQKILAIVLEGRRSRNRGRRRSSTVNYTKLDCTLEEAVTSQCNANVTHVIY
- the LOC126866150 gene encoding trans-Golgi network integral membrane protein 1-like isoform X1 — protein: MENYANRSLFGFTIFVFFLYCMKVSDVLSAPTTLRIIDVIKAKNYLNCNVQPFFYENNITSVCNNLTYSVDEHDLKSTNILLCFAFLDGLYKVCHSNEFPKEYNNTTTFYSYIQSLVPGEKERDKDEFCGNISDINIAYKQLERQLSYIKSLRFCYQECFDKSGKFTPLCAILAWNKHISDTKQVNTNNKSQGDTNEKEDDKDVKPDPQVLHPSPGIDKPSSEALKGNDDNKNKTQIDRHIDVKAVVTMPLVQGKQNNTKSSIISSESNIDGINTSPTGYKRKESQNGKDEVLENIEPPPKSNDKVGIGKEEITNTNSVNNEDGGNKNDGSEDVTTSTLSENTQEQGFSHEWNSNVQGDELSIDPNNRPEQPEDTADQGLGMTEQKNVMSSYNNIRPDEESHFFTYFSIISLISIAAYIGYHNKQKILAIVLEGRRSRNRGRRRSSTVNYTKLDCTLEEAVTSQCNANVTHVIY